CGGCCTGCGCGGCTTCACAGTCGACCGGATCAGCCTGTTCGGCCTTCAGGTCAATTTCCTCGATCCCGTCAACAAATACTACGTGCTGATGGCCTTCGCGGCGCTGGCGATGTGGTTCCAGTCGCGCATTCTCAACTCGCCGTTCGGGGCCGTGATCGAAGCCATCCGCGAGAACGAGCAGCGGGCTCGGGCCTGCGGCTATGACGTCGAGCGCAGCAAGCTGATCGTGTTCATGCTGTCGGGCGCGATCTCCTCGCTCGGCGGCTGCATGCTGGCGCTGCACTTGTCGATCGTGCCGCTGGACATCCTGCACTACCAGACCTCCGGGATGATCGTGATGATGGTGCTGCTCGGCGGCGCTCGCAGCTTCTTCGGGCCCTTCGTCGGCGCGGCGAGCTTCCTGATCCTGGAGGACGTCATCTCGCTCTGGACGCCGCATTGGCAGATCTTCGTCGGCGCGATCTTCGTGCTGTTCGTGCTGTTCCTGCCCAAGGGTATCTGGGGCACGCTGCTCGATACGCTTCGTATCGGAAAGGCGCGGCCATGACCGGCGAACTGCTCCGCGCCGAGGGCATCGGCAAGCATTTTGGCGGCTTCGTCGCGCTTGAGGGCATCACTGTGTCCTTTGCAGCGGGACAGCTCACCTCGATCATCGGGCCGAACGGAGCGGGCAAGAGTACCTTCTTCAACATTCTCTCGGGTGCCCTGGCCCCGACCTCGGGCAAGCTGCACTTCAGAGGAATTGAGCTCAACGGCCTGCCGCAGCACCGCTTAGTGCACCAGGGCATCTCGCGCTCCTACCAGATCACCAACATCTTCCCTGACCTGTCCGTGCACGAGAATGTCCGCGTCGCGGCGCAGGCGCTCACCGTAAGCTACGATATCTGGCGGAGCCGCGCCCGGCTGACTGAGCTGAATGCGCGGGCCGATGCCGCACTGGAGGCCGTCGGGCTCCTCGGCAAGCGCGGCGAGCTGGCAAAATTCCTCTCCCACGGTCAGCAGCGCGCGCTGGAGATCGCGATCGCACTGGTTTCCGAACCGGAATTACTGCTGCTCGACGAGCCGACCGCCGGCATGGGGCCGGAGGAGACCAAGGACATGGTCGCGCTGCTCGAACGGCTCGCCGACAAGCGCACCGTGCTGCTGGTCGAGCACAAGATGAAGATGGTGCTGGGTCTGTCCAAGCGGGTCGTGGTGCTGCACCACGGCCGCCTGCTTGCGGACGGCGCGCCCGACGAGATCAGGAGCAATCCGGAAGTCCGCCGGGTTTATCTCGGACAGAGTGAAGGCTATGGCTGAGACCGCGCTGCTCGAAATCAATGACCTCCACGCCTGGTATGGCACGAGCCATATCCTTCACGGCATCTCATTGCAGGTGAATCCGGGCGAGGTGGTCGCACTCGTTGGTCGCAACGGCGCGGGCAAGACCACGACCCTGCGGGCGATGATGGGGCTGATGCCAAAGGCGGCGGGGCGCGTGCGCTTTGCGGGCAGGGACCTCCTGCCGCTGCGTGCCCATCAGCGGTTTCATCTAGGCTTGGCGTACGTGCCTGAGGAGCGCCGTATCGTCCCGGGCCTGTCCGTGCGCGAGAATCTCCGGCTTGGCCTCGTCGCCGGCGGCGATATCGATGAACGCGCCGCCATCGACGAAATCGCGGAGACATTTCCACGCTTGAAAGAGCGCCTCGAGCAGGAAGGCGTGACGCTCTCAGGCGGCGAGCAGCAGATGCTGGCGATCGCACGCGCCCTGATCGCGAAGCCGAAGATGATTCTGCTCGACGAGCCCTCTGAAGGGATCATGCCCGTCCTGGTCGAAGAGATGGGCGTGCTGTTCCGCCGCTTGCGCGACGAGGGCAAGACGTTGCTGCTGGTCGAGCAGAACGTCGAATGGGCCCTGCGCCTCGCCGATCGCGCTGTCATCATCGACCAGGGTGAGGTGGTGCATCAGAGCAGCGCCGCGGCGCTGCTGGCGGACAAGGACATTCAGGAGC
This is a stretch of genomic DNA from Bradyrhizobium sp. CB2312. It encodes these proteins:
- a CDS encoding branched-chain amino acid ABC transporter permease translates to MTGSSSGEATATSSSGAMGWLLEQRVLLSIAVLAVLPWLLPSQALAVNVLIYGVVVMGYNLLFGYTGLLSFGQAAFFGAGAYFTGIAIGRYGVPWFAAVPIAVLLSTCLAAAIGIVSTRTRGIYFSMVTLALAQLVYYVALQASFFTGGENGLRGFTVDRISLFGLQVNFLDPVNKYYVLMAFAALAMWFQSRILNSPFGAVIEAIRENEQRARACGYDVERSKLIVFMLSGAISSLGGCMLALHLSIVPLDILHYQTSGMIVMMVLLGGARSFFGPFVGAASFLILEDVISLWTPHWQIFVGAIFVLFVLFLPKGIWGTLLDTLRIGKARP
- a CDS encoding ABC transporter ATP-binding protein: MTGELLRAEGIGKHFGGFVALEGITVSFAAGQLTSIIGPNGAGKSTFFNILSGALAPTSGKLHFRGIELNGLPQHRLVHQGISRSYQITNIFPDLSVHENVRVAAQALTVSYDIWRSRARLTELNARADAALEAVGLLGKRGELAKFLSHGQQRALEIAIALVSEPELLLLDEPTAGMGPEETKDMVALLERLADKRTVLLVEHKMKMVLGLSKRVVVLHHGRLLADGAPDEIRSNPEVRRVYLGQSEGYG
- a CDS encoding ABC transporter ATP-binding protein, which encodes MAETALLEINDLHAWYGTSHILHGISLQVNPGEVVALVGRNGAGKTTTLRAMMGLMPKAAGRVRFAGRDLLPLRAHQRFHLGLAYVPEERRIVPGLSVRENLRLGLVAGGDIDERAAIDEIAETFPRLKERLEQEGVTLSGGEQQMLAIARALIAKPKMILLDEPSEGIMPVLVEEMGVLFRRLRDEGKTLLLVEQNVEWALRLADRAVIIDQGEVVHQSSAAALLADKDIQERYCAV